The proteins below come from a single Tigriopus californicus strain San Diego chromosome 3, Tcal_SD_v2.1, whole genome shotgun sequence genomic window:
- the LOC131877812 gene encoding LOW QUALITY PROTEIN: poly [ADP-ribose] polymerase tankyrase-like (The sequence of the model RefSeq protein was modified relative to this genomic sequence to represent the inferred CDS: substituted 1 base at 1 genomic stop codon) has protein sequence MVGSKNGAICHPRGSFLAVLGQGDELWFGRATQHVYEETENFDLLWLEEHDTCQNQYQLAKKPFSCPKDSVILRVRFAPIGKGVYIIKPRTKQKAEDALAEALNPPDTNEGANDESDESDSGVGEDEESRTILGRPRKRKAGKLPIQKGAQSKQKKTPPSLTKTAAKKNSGKPSGKAKKLGKVSTAKKQPKVKVPRPPNWKLKPNPNVKAWDKDPLFESREEVPFVSSSAHSKLVIRAILLRDHTLLKKCVEDTEHIHSLRMKRSLQNDATALTYALKMNDICAVKLLIQAEKKEHSKPRVERQPCMMEQVGTGVYNYRSLGIRKIRALKMSRGGREGNNALTKDVFNPYGMDSDNMSSLAMKMGLSQKMVNELIAMNILTRNNVAWHSYRAISRGFVDVAAWAIERDVKANVMGSMYNHYHHEALVRDNRQWKWPIREVSARKKGPHGLTPLHCAVVNPNISALKQLFAVCPDVNVMDEDNRKLIHYAVACQGMEPIKFLVEHGANLEDVDKRGMTPLMRACQLGRPLMVQYIIDSLKKTKQDLNAINPIVKKMGVAGMDRPTRQSWSAINFAINEGHADVVQVLVKNGVNVDRQLNANHDKITPMMQAAGLGHLAIVRLLAPVAKIEKPDRYKRTALTHAVMNGAADIASFLLSLGADPNRTDTSGNSNMHYACAYGWHFCTKILIDAGAELNACNEWKLTPTAVALLKGHKGIAKPLLAMPGVDINFKDDKGRTVLLSILSTLNVDQPLTQSLFNEIRDMVDRLGADPHAVDNDGLGALHFLCKYNPRPNHSNMDEVKDVKKFEKLWKERTAIHKQAVLFFTKAKVNLFHQDERGFLPIMYALEVPRNLLGRRYFEIISTLLETMMRSSGSSNPKIELKKNQPSWLSVLVQNVSLPYIQEWVKIFAETCEVLHKIEVSPSLAEMVNQDVPFLALCHSYGVPFSTKVDGPFFSSFSSDLKADESGTLVGQREYLKQFRQLIFEFMNQLKPEIEINVPVKVVVNGVEKEKPCMKSALVNLALARSEPPEDQFLAFRAMEKQVKANLDILDEQGRTPFNVVVQEGRLAVAKLLEEFHCDIDHAYVSNIKHQVSKIESVFLKYCPILDATKQGDLPMVKFLIDVGVDVHLTXTYVTEKDGEEHRESLFFLAVSNCMSDRRNKDKLGILKALIAAGVDVTYQHRTNLRNALHLAINSSSDSADQALDLELTLLRSNVDVMTKDIRERYPLHYAFVKIGAHANHSRTDPIEVCSMIVEAMADQNVDEADEYGSTALHYAAYRGATVCCLLLISKGADVNRVDLLGNTPLAYAVLGQHEGCALILLQKGANIHVNVHKLKTARVSNHGNNDEMDKARAEYSFRFNATEKKERDTFTLFEGLIQNSWLGITYMALEQLEKFGMSYARAIEVALFLQKIQFAKTLISKQVSVEKIREKNAKGRNLIHCMALECKHTSSKEIQEDVFEMLLDAQINPLELDHQGSNALHYLGLNGNRSILSVLMNQHPSEVKPMMNLKNKFGITPIGALLWNHTRQTMDTCELLRMYLRHGANANLTTKLKPLCHVSRGFKASVKNMAHFEDGDVPVETEETTPLIAAIIMNDKDLVKLLLQEAKADVSLTDSTGMTPLMHAVKTNNVDMLIQLLAQGETRHYDNPALRKKLIPFELDLTAIDKNDRTVFHHLLAVDHDSSFPVTFDNAEMLDVLFQASKITKRSVPPTIDHEFMREAEKRGNRRILEALKKKVNYHSTKDLKSFEPPQVEDCVQWSSDFSFDLNEDSQAMLSILRKQSTPKRSKRAKTTDEDDDEDRMSSEDESDSEVESDMEGDPNDDNHGHVEGVSRPQGLTIQNGSIHDGYAILMTKIDVSFGAWGLYNFYRMQIWKDKYKDLWVLFTNWGRIGDYRGGQYQNTPFGTADKAVEEFEKTFKAKTGNEWKDVSEFQQKPRKYRLVDVEKLKTVKKSALEFDLGSKIPSQLPPVVQSMIEDIANVSMYVEANKQIGNDPESLPFGSIRRDQVEKAKGILEQLRDLIADKVSIEGKRSTNSSEALQERLFDCVDEISKISSEYFYLMPKKGFEFTKVLPIDNDNLLTSELNRVNLTLDLEAAERLLLGAQFRRKEINPLDYIYRSLGCVISPLNPNTDEATCILRYIGNSPNADNCEIDGIFKIKRDEDFSKFGQTIKPKHDWNRRLLFHGSKRANLFSIFTHGLMVNAPTAMINGRAFGDGIYTADVFSKSDAYTNDNRFMNPGSARRETNKYMLLCDVALGKQYRFNYNQPACGNLRKHCDSILVEGYSVPNPEQTMFLQSGLELPLGEIIRQSHVKGFASENREYITFDDSQNSLRYIVKYKCTTTGYGRTRSYRTHGKMMAFRST, from the exons ATGGTGGGGTCTAAAAATGGTGCCATTTGTCATCCCAGAGGAAGTTTTCTGGCCGTATTGGGCCAAGGAGATGAACTTTGGTTTGGTCGAGCCACTCAACATGTGTATGAAGAAACCGAGAACTTTGACTTGCTTTGGTTAGAAGAGCATGACACGTGTCAGAATCAGTACCAACTGGCTAAGAAGCCATTCAGTTGTCCCAAAGATTCCGTGATCCTTCGGGTGAGATTCGCCCCAATTGGTAAAGGTGTCTACATCATCAAGCCTAGGACAAAGCAAAAGGCTGAGGATGCCTTGGCTGAGGCCTTGAATCCGCCCGACACCAACGAAGGGGCCAACGATGAGAGTGATGAGAGCGATTCCGGCGTGGGTGAGGATGAGGAGAGCCGTACGATTTTGGGACGGCCTCGAAAACGAAAAGCAGGCAAACTTCCCATTCAAAAAGGCGCTCAGTCGAAGCAGAAGAAAACACCACCGAGCCTGACTAAGACGGCAGCCAAGA AGAATTCCGGCAAACCGAGCGGAAAGGCGAAGAAATTAGGAAAAGTTTCAACGGCAAAGAAGCAGCCGAAGGTGAAAGTTCCTCGACCTCccaattggaaattgaaacCGAATCCCAACGTGAAGGCATGGGACAAGGATCCCCTCTTCGAGAGCCGTGAGGAGGTTCCATTTGTGTCGAGTTCAGCTCACAGTAAACTAGTCATCCGAGCCATTCTGCTTCGAGATCACACTCTGTTAAAGAAATGCGTCGAGGATACAGAGCACATTCACAGCTTGAGAATGAAACGCTCCCTTCAGAACGATGCCACTGCCCTCACTTACGCTTTGAAGATGAATGACATATGTGCAGTCAAATTGCTAATCCAAGCGGAAAAGAAGGAACACAGTAAGCCTCGAGTTGAGAGACAACCCTGCATGATGGAGCAAGTTGGAACAGGAGTTTACAATTATCGATCTCTGGGTATTCGCAAGATTCGCGCCCTCAAAATGAGTCGGGGTGGACGGGAGGGAAACAACGCTCTCACTAAGGACGTTTTCAACCCCTATGGCATGGACTCGGATAACATGAGCTCTTTGGCCATGAAAATGGGCTTATCCCAGAAAATGGTCAATGAACTCATTGCAATGAATATTCTAACGCGAAACAACGTGGCCTGGCACAGCTATCGCGCCATCTCGAGGGGATTTGTGGATGTGGCTGCTTGGGCCATCGAGAGGGACGTTAAAGCCAATGTAATGGGCAGCATGTATAACCATTATCACCACGAGGCTTTGGTCCGAGATAACAGGCAATGGAAATGGCCAATTCGCGAGGTGAGCGCTCGTAAGAAGGGGCCCCATGGCCTCACGCCGCTTCACTGTGCCGTGGTTAATCCCAACATCAGCGCTCTCAAGCAACTGTTTGCCGTGTGCCCGGACGTAAATGTCATGGACGAGGACAACCGCAAACTCATTCATTATGCCGTGGCATGTCAAGGGATGGAACCCATCAAGTTCTTAGTGGAACACGGCGCCAATCTGGAGGACGTGGACAAGCGGGGCATGACGCCCTTGATGAGAGCGTGCCAGTTGGGCCGGCCTCTTATGGTCCAATACATCATCGACTCCTTGAAAAAGACCAAGCAAGATCTGAACGCCATCAACCCCATCGTGAAAAAAATGGGAGTGGCTGGAATGGACAGGCCCACCCGACAATCTTGGAGTGCGATCAATTTTGCCATCAATGAAGGCCACGCGGATGTGGTGCAAGTCCTAGTGAAGAACGGGGTCAATGTCGACCGACAGCTGAATGCCAACCATGACAAGATCACGCCCATGATGCAAGCAGCTGGCTTGGGACATCTGGCGATCGTGCGCCTCTTGGCTCCAGTGGCCAAGATCGAGAAGCCTGATCGTTACAAACGGACTGCCCTGACTCATGCGGTAATGAACGGTGCCGCTGACATTGCGtcctttcttttgtctttggGTGCGGATCCCAACCGAACGGATACCTCTGGCAACTCGAATATGCACTATGCGTGTGCCTATGGATGGCACTTTTGCACGAAAATACTTATCGACGCTGGGGCAGAGCTGAATGCATGCAACGAGTGGAAGCTCACCCCCACCGCAGTGGCCTTGTTGAAAGGCCACAAAGGCATAGCCAAGCCTCTATTGGCCATGCCTGGAGTTGACATCAACTTCAAAGATGACAAAGGCCGCACCGTTCTCCTGAGCATTCTAAGTACTTTGAATGTGGACCAACCGCTGACCCAGAGTCTCTTCAACGAAATCAGGGACATGGTGGATCGTCTGGGAGCCGATCCACATGCCGTCGATAACGATGGTCTAGGTGCACTTCATTTCTTATGCAAATACAACCCCAGACCCAACCATAGTAACATGGACGAGGTCAAAGATGTGAAGAAGTTTGAAAAGTTGTGGAAAGAACGCACTGCCATTCACAAACAAGCCGTTCTATTTTTCACGAAAGCCAAAGTGAACTTGTTCCATCAAGACGAACGTGGGTTTTTGCCCATTATGTATGCTTTAGAAGTTCCCAGGAACTTGTTGGGCCGAAGAtactttgaaatcatttctaCACTGCTCGAAACAATGATGAGGTCCAGTGGATCGTCCAACCCAAAGATAGAGCTGAAGAAAAACCAACCCTCGTGGTTGAGTGTTCTGGTTCAAAATGTGTCCTTACCCTACATACAAGAATGGGTTAAAATCTTCGCCGAAACATGCGAAGTGCTTCATAAAATTGAAGTGTCTCCTAGTCTGGCAGAAATGGTGAATCAAGATGTTCCCTTCTTGGCATTGTGCCACTCGTACGGAGTCCCATTTTCGACAAAAGTGGATGGTCcgttcttttcctctttctcttctgaTTTGAAGGCCGACGAGTCTGGAACATTGGTAGGCCAGAGAGAATACTTGAAGCAATTCAGGCAATTAATCTTCGAGTTTATGAACCAACTCAAGCCTGAGATCGAAATCAACGTCCCGGTCAAAGTGGTGGTGAACGGcgtagaaaaagaaaagcctTGTATGAAATCGGCTTTGGTGAATCTGGCCTTGGCACGGTCAGAACCACCCGAAGACCAATTCCTGGCTTTCCGAGCAATGGAGAAGCAAGTCAAGGCCAACCTGGACATCTTGGACGAACAGGGTCGAACTCCGTTCAATGTAGTTGTCCAAGAGGGTCGATTGGCGGTGGCCAAACTCTTGGAAGAATTTCATTGCGATATTGACCATGCCTATGTGTCCAACATCAAGCATCAAGTGAGTAAAATTGAGAGCGTCTTCTTGAAATACTGCCCAATACTCGACGCCACCAAGCAAGGGGATTTGCCCATGGTCAAATTTCTCATTGACGTTGGTGTCGACGTTCATCTGACTTAAACTTACGTCACCGAAAAGGATGGAGAGGAGCACCGAGAGAGCCTTTTCTTCCTGGCCGTCAGCAATTGCATGTCGGATCGGAGGAATAAAGATAAATTGGGAATTCTCAAGGCTTTGATTGCAGCAGGTGTAGATGTGACCTATCAGCATAGAACCAACCTTCGAAACGCCCTTCACCTGGCCATCAACAGCTCGTCAGACAGCGCGGATCAAGCATTGGATTTGGAATTGACTCTTCTAAGGTCAAACGTGGACGTGATGACCAAAGATATTCGAGAGCGATATCCGCTCCATTACGCCTTCGTCAAGATTGGTGCACATGCCAATCACTCGCGCACGGATCCCATTGAGGTATGCAGCATGATTGTCGAGGCCATGGCAGACCAGAATGTGGATGAAGCCGACGAATACGGCTCGACAGCCCTTCATTACGCCGCTTATCGAGGCGCCACGGTGTGTTGCCTTTTGTTGATCTCTAAGGGTGCGGATGTGAATCGAGTTGATCTACTGGGCAACACGCCCCTGGCCTATGCTGTTTTGGGACAACATGAGGGCTGCGCTCTCATCCTACTTCAAAAGGGAGCGAACATCCACGTCAATGTccacaaattgaaaactgCTCGGGTTTCCAACCATGGGAACAATGATGAGATGGATAAAGCCCGGGCTGAATACAGCTTTCGGTTCAATGCCACTGAAAAGAAGGAACGCGACACCTTCACGCTCTTTGAGGGGCTCATTCAAAACAGTTGGCTGGGAATCACTTACATGGCTTTGGAACAACTGGAAAAATTTGGTATGTCTTATGCCAGAGCCATTGAGGTCGCTTTGTTTCTGCAAAAGATTCAATTTGCCAAGACTCTCATTAGTAAACAGGTGTCCGTGGAGAAGATTCGTGAAAAGAATGCCAAGGGTCGGAATCTGATCCACTGCATGGCACTCGAGTGCAAACATACGTCCTCCAAGGAAATCCAGGAAGATGtctttgaaatgcttttggaCGCACAGATCAATCCATTAGAATTGGACCACCAGGGATCGAACGCCTTGCATTATCTGGGATTAAACGGCAATCGTTCAATTCTCAGTGTTCTAATGAACCAACATCCATCCGAAGTCAAGCCCATGATGAACTTGAAAAACAAGTTTGGAATCACACCCATTGGCGCCTTGTTGTGGAATCATACCCGGCAAACCATGGACACATGTGAACTCTTACGGATGTATTTGAGGCATGGTGCCAATGCTAATCTTACCACCAAGCTAAAGCCGTTGTGTCACGTATCGAGAGGATTCAAAGCGAGCGTCAAGAACATGGCACACTTTGAAGATGGTGATGTTCCGGTTGAGACTGAAGAGACCACTCCCTTGATTGCGGCAATCATCATGAACGACAAGGACTTGGTCAAACTTCTTCTCCAGGAGGCCAAAGCTGATGTCAGCTTAACAGATTCCACCGGCATGACACCCTTGATGCATGCTGTCAAAACCAATAATGTGGACATGTTGATTCAATTATTGGCACAAGGCGAGACTCGACATTATGACAATCCAGCTCTGCGCAAGAAGCTGATTCCGTTTGAACTGGATTTGACAGCAATTGACAAGAACGATCGTACCGTGTTCCACCACCTCCTAGCTGTGGATCACGACAGCTCGTTCCCCGTTACTTTTGATAACGCCGAAATGCTTGACGTCCTATTTCAGGCATCCAAGATTACAAAGCGATCTGTTCCACCTACCATAGATCATGAATTCATGAGGGAAGCCGAAAAACGCGGCAATCGGAGAATATTGGAAGCGTTGAAGAAGAAAGTCAATTATCACTCAACCAAAGATTTGAAGTCATTTGAACCTCCTCAGGTAGAAGATTGTGTCCAATGGTCCTCCGATTTTTCATTCGACCTCAATGAAGATTCGCAAGCCATGCTGTCCATTTTGCGGAAGCAAAGCACACCAAAACGCTCGAAACGAGCCAAAACAACtgatgaagatgacgacgaAGATCGTATGTCAAGTGAAGATGAGAGCGACTCTGAGGTCGAATCTGATATGGAGGGCGACCCGAATGATGACAATCACGGTCATGTTGAAGGTGTCTCCCGACCTCAAGGACTGACAATCCAAAATGGGAGCATTCATGATGGATACGCCATCCTTATGACCAAGATTGATGTCAGCTTTGGAGCTTGGGGACTATACAACTTTTATCGCATGCAG ATCTGGAAAGACAAGTACAAGGACTTGTGGGTTCTCTTCACGAATTGGGGACGAATTGGAGATTATCGAGGGGGTCAGTACCAAAACACCCCCTTTGGCACCGCTGACAAAGCCGTTGAAGAGTTCGAGAAGACCTTCAAGGCGAAAACTGGAAATGAGTGGAAAGATGTGAGCGAGTTCCAACAGAAGCCCAGAAAATACCGATTAGTCGATGTCGAGAAGTTGAAGACGGTCAAGAAATCTGCTCTCGAATTTGACCTTGGGTCCAAGATCCCCTCGCAGTTACCCCCCGTGGTTCAATCCATGATTGAAGATATCGCCAATGTGTCCATGTACGTCGAGGCCAACAAGCAAATTGGCAACGACCCGGAGTCTCTTCCATTTGGAAGCATCAGGCGAGACCAAGTGGAAAAAGCCAAGGGTATCTTGGAGCAATTACGTGACCTCATTGCAGATAAAGTGAGTATTGAAGGCAAGCGATCCACCAACTCATCTGAAGCACTACAAGAACGCCTCTTCGATTGTGTGGACGAGATCAGCAAAATTAGCTCGGAGTACTTCTATCTGATGCCGAAAAAGGGCTTCGAATTCACCAAAGTCCTGCCCATCGACAACGACAATTTGTTGACCTCGGAATTGAACCGGGTTAACCTCACATTGGATTTGGAGGCAGCCGAGCGGTTATTGCTGGGTGCTCAATTCCGACGGAAAGAGATCAACCCCCTGGATTACATCTATCGATCCCTGGGTTGCGTCATCTCACCGTTAAATCCCAATACGGATGAAGCCACGTGCATTCTTCGGTACATTGGGAATTCGCCCAATGCGGACAACTGTGAAATTGACggcattttcaagatcaagcgCGACGAGGACTTTTCCAAGTTTGGCCAGACCATCAAGCCCAAACACGATTGGAACAGACGGCTCCTGTTTCATGGCAGCAAACGAGCCAATTTGTTCAGCATTTTCACTCACGGTCTCATGGTCAATGCCCCCACGGCCATGATCAATGGCCGGGCGTTTGGCGATGGGATTTACACCGCCGATGTGTTTTCGAAGAGCGATGCTTACACGAATGATAACCGATTCATGAACCCCGGTTCGGCCCGCCGGGAGACCAACAAGTATATGCTCTTGTGTGACGTGGCTCTGGGCAAGCAGTATCGCTTTAACTATAATCAGCCAGCTTGCGGGAACCTTCGGAAACATTGCGACTCCATTCTCGTGGAAGGGTACTCGGTGCCCAATCCGGAGCAGACGATGTTTCTTCAGTCTGGCTTGGAACTGCCTTTGGGCGAAATCATTCGGCAGTCTCATGTTAAAGGCTTTGCGAGTGAGAATCGCGAATACATAACGTTTGATGACAGTCAAAATAGCTTGCGATACATCGTCAAGTACAAGTGTACTACGACTGGGTACGGCAGAACTCGATCTTATCGGACCCATGGCAAGATGATGGCTTTTCGAAGTACGTGA